In a single window of the Arthrobacter zhangbolii genome:
- a CDS encoding MFS transporter, translated as MNGRRAWIVWGVGVFAYMVAVTQRTTFGVAGIEATDRFSATASVLSVFTVVQLLVYAGLQIPVGVLVDRFGPRLLIAGGAALMLAGQFQLATAESVGAGILGRSLVGAGDALTFISVLRLLPAWFSGRRIPVLTQYTGVVGQLGQIASAIPFAFVLHRFGWSTAFIAAASLSLLALVLTLACVRNRPEGGEAPVPLPLRQTGTSLSEAFAQPGTRLGMWTHYTVQFPGTVFVLMWGFPYLVSAEGVTPAVASSLMTLFVVVAILCGPWMGSWVGRHPLRRSTMVLIIAASMAAGWAAVLLYPGPAPLWLLVLLVMLLAVGGPGSMIGFDFARTYNPSHRLGTATGIVNIGGFVASLVSMYLIGLVLDVLNNNGFSDGKLYALDSFRIALTVQFAVMAVGVAGILRTRKAIRLRLAENGAPLPPLRAALARERQRRKDERSGPAGRG; from the coding sequence ATGAACGGGCGGCGTGCCTGGATTGTCTGGGGCGTCGGCGTTTTCGCCTACATGGTCGCCGTCACCCAGCGGACTACTTTTGGCGTGGCAGGTATCGAAGCCACGGATCGGTTTTCGGCTACCGCATCGGTCCTGTCCGTCTTCACCGTGGTGCAGCTGCTGGTCTATGCCGGGCTGCAGATTCCCGTCGGTGTCCTCGTGGACCGCTTCGGTCCGAGGCTGCTGATTGCCGGCGGTGCGGCGCTGATGCTGGCCGGTCAGTTCCAGCTGGCCACGGCCGAATCAGTCGGCGCCGGCATTCTGGGACGTTCCCTGGTGGGAGCCGGGGATGCGCTGACCTTTATCTCGGTGCTGCGTCTGCTGCCCGCCTGGTTTTCCGGGCGGCGAATTCCGGTCCTGACCCAGTACACGGGCGTGGTGGGGCAGCTGGGGCAGATCGCCAGTGCCATTCCGTTCGCCTTTGTGCTGCACCGGTTCGGTTGGAGCACCGCGTTTATCGCTGCTGCCTCCCTTTCCCTGCTTGCCCTGGTCCTCACCCTTGCCTGCGTGCGCAACCGGCCGGAGGGCGGCGAGGCACCGGTACCCCTGCCGCTGCGCCAGACCGGGACAAGCCTCTCGGAAGCCTTCGCCCAGCCCGGAACCAGGCTGGGTATGTGGACCCACTACACCGTCCAGTTCCCCGGCACGGTGTTTGTGCTGATGTGGGGATTCCCGTATCTGGTCAGTGCCGAAGGGGTAACCCCCGCAGTTGCGTCGTCGCTGATGACCCTGTTCGTGGTGGTAGCCATTCTCTGCGGTCCCTGGATGGGTTCCTGGGTGGGGCGCCACCCGCTGCGCCGTTCCACTATGGTGCTGATAATTGCCGCGTCCATGGCCGCCGGCTGGGCTGCCGTGCTGCTGTATCCCGGACCCGCGCCCCTGTGGCTGCTGGTCCTGCTGGTGATGCTGCTCGCCGTCGGCGGCCCGGGCTCCATGATCGGATTCGATTTTGCCCGGACCTACAACCCCAGCCACCGGCTGGGTACCGCCACGGGCATTGTGAACATTGGCGGTTTCGTTGCCTCGCTGGTGAGCATGTACCTGATTGGACTGGTGCTCGATGTGCTCAATAACAACGGTTTCTCCGACGGCAAACTCTACGCGCTGGATTCATTCCGGATTGCGCTGACCGTTCAGTTCGCTGTGATGGCCGTGGGGGTTGCGGGCATCCTGCGGACCCGCAAAGCAATCCGGCTGCGCCTTGCCGAGAACGGGGCTCCGCTGCCGCCGCTCCGGGCAGCATTGGCGCGGGAACGCCAGCGCCGCAAGGACGAACGCAGCGGCCCCGCCGGCCGCGGGTAG